One Acropora palmata chromosome 2, jaAcrPala1.3, whole genome shotgun sequence genomic window carries:
- the LOC141873432 gene encoding catalase-like yields the protein MANRSKATEQLSEFAQSRKVPDALTTGYGVPVDTKTSTMTVGPRGPIVLQDVQFLDEMSHFDRERIPERVVHAKGGGAFGYFQVTHDVTKYCKAKIFDRIGKRTPCVVRFSTVGGESGSADTARDPRGFAMKFYTEEGNWDLVGNNTPIFFIRDPILFPSFIHTQKRNPVTHLKDPDMFWDFITLRPETTHQVCFLFSDRGIPDGYQHMNGYGSHTFKLVNDKGEAVYCKFHVKTDQGVKCVSTDKAEQLAGSDPDYNNRMLYNAIANGEPPSWTMYIQVMTFEEAENFRWNPFDLTKIWPHSEYPLIPVGKMVLNCNPKNYFAEIEQSAFNPASMVPGIEPSPDKMLQGRLFSYHDTHLHRLGANYLQLPVNCPFKTRVTNYQRDGPQTFDNQEGAPNYYPNSFSGPLDNLKHTPHAVKVTGDVARYNSADEDNFSQVTTFWNKVLSEGERTRLVNNIAGHLKDAKEFLRKRAIRNFSQVSPEFGRRLTDKLAQYHTPKGVNAHASL from the exons ATGGCAAACCGTTCAAAGGCCACAGAACAACTGAGCGAATTTGCGCAGAGTAGGAAG GTTCCAGATGCCCTCACAACTGGGTATGGGGTTCCTGTGGATACCAAGACCAGCACCATGACTGTGGGGCCCAGGGGTCCAATCGTACTACAGGACGTCCAATTTTTGGATGAGATGAGCCACTTTGATCGGGAGCGAATCCCGGAGAGAGTTGTTCATGCCAAGGGTGGCGGAGCATTTGGATACTTTCAGGTTACACATGATGTCACTAAATACTGCAAGGCCAAGATATTTGACAGAATTGGCAAAAGAACACCTTGTGTTGTTAGATTTTCCACAGTTG GTGGTGAGTCTGGAAGTGCTGACACAGCACGGGATCCTCGTGGTTTTGCTATGAAATTTTACACTGAAGAAGGAAACTGGGACCTGGTCGGCAACAACACACCCATCTTCTTCATCCGGGACCCAATTCTG tttccCAGCTTTATTCACACTCAGAAGAGGAATCCAGTCACTCACCTGAAG GATCCTGACATGTTCTGGGATTTCATCACTCTGCGTCCTGAGACCACTCATCAAGTCTGCTTCTTGTTCAGTGATCGTGGTATTCCTGATGGATATCAGCACATGAATGGGTATGGAAGCCACACCTTCAAACTGGTGAACGACAAAGGCGAAGCTGTCTACTGCAAGTTTCATGTCAAG ACTGACCAAGGCGTGAAGTGTGTGTCTACTGACAAAGCTGAGCAATTGGCTGGGTCTGACCCAGACTACAATAACAGAATGCTTTACAATGCCATTGCTAATGGAGAGCCT CCTTCTTGGACCATGTACATCCAGGTGATGACTTTTGAAGAGGCTGAAAACTTCAGATGGAACCCATTTGACCTCACCAAG ATTTGGCCCCATTCTGAATACCCACTTATTCCTGTTGGCAAGATGGTCTTAAACTGCAACCCAAAAAACTACTTTGCCGAGATAGAACAGAGTGCCTTCAATCCAGCCAGCATGGTGCCTGGAATTGAACCATCTCCAGATAAAATGCTTCAG GGTCGCCTGTTTTCATACCATGACACCCATCTCCATCGATTGGGAGCCAACTACCTTCAGCTGCCTGTAAACTGTCCTTTCAAAACCAGAGTGACAAACTACCAAAGAGATGGACCCCAGACTTTTGACAACCAAG AGGGTGCTCCAAACTACTACCCTAACAGCTTCTCTGGACCTTTGGACAACTTGAAGCACACACCGCATGCAGTTAAG gTGACTGGTGATGTAGCTCGATATAACAGCGCCGATGAAGACAACTTTTCGCAG GTCACAACTTTCTGGAACAAGGTCTTAAGTGAAGGAGAGCGGACAAGACTCGTTAACAACATCGCAGGTCATCTGAAAGACGCCAAGGAGTTTCTTCGAAAGAGAGCT ATTCGTAACTTTTCCCAAGTTTCTCCAGAATTTGGACGTAGGCTAACGGACAAGTTGGCTCAGTATCACACG cCTAAGGGAGTGAATGCCCATGCAAGCCTATAG